The sequence AGTCGCGGATCGCACAGTACGAGATGGCGTACCGCATGCAGACCAGTGTACCCGACGCCGCTAACTTTTCTGATGAACCTGAATCGACCTTCGCCGCCTATGGTGAAGACGCACGCCAACCGGGAACCTTCGCCGCCAATTGTCTCTTAGCCAGGCGTTTGGCTGAGCGAGATGTGCGTTTTATCCAGGTATACCATCAAGGCTGGGACCAGCACTCCAACTTGCCTAAACAGATTGCCGAACAGGCTAAAGAGACTGACCAAGCATCCGCTGCTCTCGTCAAAGATCTCAAGCAGCGTGGCCTGCTCGACGACACCCTCGTGATCTGGGGTGGCGAGTTCGGTCGTACCCCCTACTCCCAAGGCACACTCAAACCGAATAATTACGGTCGTGATCACCATCCCCGATGCTTCACCACGTGGATGGCGGGCGGTGGAGTGAAATCGGGAATCACGTACGGCGCAACGGACGAATTTGGGTACAACAATGTAGAAAATCCCGTTCACGTCCACGATTTCAACGCCACGCTCCTGCACTTGATGGGCATCGACCACGAACGACTGAACTTCAAGTACCAAGGCCGTCGCTTCCGTCTCACAGACGTGCACGGCTCTGTCGTTGAAGACATTCTCGCTTGAATAAGACCGCCCTCAACGGGCTAGCGGTGACAACCAGGGAGAGCGGATGCATCGCCCGCCAGCTGTTGCTCGGTAACGGAACTGCTGATCTCGGATGCCACGGCGATCCTCTAAAAAATGCATTGCGATGGAGTTGCCCACGAGAAAACTGGATCGTCACTCGCATCATCCCTGGCGCAGGGGATGGTCGCGTTGAACCAGTGGAAACGCCACATTCATACCACCTTGCCGATGTGACTCAAAAACGGCGCAGATCATCTCAATGGTCAAGGACGCATCGGCAGCGTCACAGAGTGGTTCTCGATTATTTTCAATGGCATCGATCAAGTCTTCGGCGGCCGCATCATGGTGTTGGACGCGGCGAATGGCAGCGGGGTCTGGTTCAGGGACGTTGACCCCGGCACTGGTAATCGGCAACCAACCCGCGGACTTGTCGATTGTGGCAAACGGATTGCCGGGCCGCAAAAACGCCAACGGGTTGCGGTCAGCCTGGATCGCGATGGTGCCTTCGCTACCGATCAATTGCAAGCCAAACCCTTGATTCTGTGTTCCATCGTTGGCAACTGAATCAAAAAACGCGACGACTCCGCTGGCAAGCAGAAACCTCGCATGGAGTTGATTTCCAGCTAAGGGACCTAAGCCCTCAGCACCTTGGAAGATATCTTCGCTGGTCGCCGGTCGTCCATCTTGAAGTAGCACGGCCGAGCAAGTGCGGGGTGGGCCGGCGAGCGCGGTGATCATGTTCAATACGTGTGAACCAAGAACCCAAAGATCCTCGCAGCCGCCACGTCGATCTCCTTTTCCACGCCCTCGAATTTCAAGCAATTTGCCAATCCGGCCGTCTCGCAGAAGGCCCCCAATGACATTCAATGTTGGGTGATATCGATTGCGGTGGGCGACGGCAATGCGAACATTTTGGGCTTGGCTGGCCGCGCGCACTTGATCAGCCTCGGCGGGGGCTCGGACAAACGGCTTTTCGACGTAGATCCCTTTCGCGCCGAACTCGATGGCAGACAAGATCATGTCACTGTGCTGGTCCAAATAACGCGGGCAAACTGCGACAATGTCCGGTTGGACTTTCGCCAACATCTCACGGTAATCCCGATATCCCGCCGCTTCAGGGAGCTTCAACTTCGCAATTTCTCGTGTTCTGCCTTCGTCGTTGACGTCAGCGACCGAGACGATCTCAGTGCGCGGTATTCGCTGCCAAACGGTATCCAAACCATGTCCGTAGTCTCCGCGTCCCGTACTGCCGATGATCGCTACCTCGAACGGACGCGCTGCCGGTTGTCCTTGAGCAGTGAGTGCGGTCGCGGTGAGTCCTGATGCTAACATCGCAAAATTGCGGCGGTCCATGTGCGGTCTTCACTTCTGAAATTCGGAGAGAGTGCGTTCGTCTCACACCTGAGGTGTGACGGCAGCATAAGATAAAAACGACCTCGATTGTAATCTGCACAAATTCCCATGGAAAAAATCCAATCGCATGATCTCCTTCAAGCATCTCAGCGCTATGAAATTGATTTTCACCTCCCTGTTGCTCTTTGTCGTGGCATTGGCATCGCAAACTCGCGCATCGGATCCTCCCAACACCGAACGTGGCCATGCCGATGCCCACAGCGGGAGTGAGTCGACGCAATTCCCGGCAGAAACGAGTCCTGAGCGGGATGCAGTAGCAGGCAACAGGGGCTCTCGCGCCCAGCAGCACGATTGGGATCTGCATTTCGAGGACGACTTTTCCGGCCGTAGCGAGCCCGGCAAAAACTACAGGACGGGTCACGCGATGCAAGCAGGTTGGACAGTCAGGGATAGCGTCTTAGTCGGCAAGCAAGTTCGAGACGATCACGGATCAGTGATCCGCACCGAAGTGAACTTTGACGACATCGACATTTCGTTTGACTTTCGCTTCCATGGCGGCAAGAGTTTCAACTTCGTGATTGATGACAAGAACGAAAAATCGGTCCATGCCGGCCACATCTGTCGAGTGTCCGTCTTTCCGAAACGGTTGATTGCAGGCGACGATAAAACAGGCAGTATGAATTTGGAAGTCCGCGAGCAGCGGAAGAATCCTGCGTTGGCGAAGCAATCGAAGGCTGCATTGGATGCCCTGCTGGCGAGAACGCGTGCCGCCGCCGATGTTGACATTCAGCCGAAGAAGTGGCATCAACTCCGAGTACGGATCGAGGGTGAGTCGATGAACGTGTTCCTCGACGGCGAGATGGTGATCCAATTAAAATCACCTGGCATCGCGCATCCCACCAAGACACAGTTCGGGTTTACCGTTAACGGATCGGTGATCGAGTTTGACAACCTGCGAGTTTTTCAGCCTAAGGTTTCAAAGTAGAAGCCCCTTCGTTCACCATCGCAGCTGTCGGCGGAAGGGCGTCAATGAATTTGGCGTCGGTGCGCCTCAGTTCGGCCAAGGCCATTGCGCGGAGCGATGTTAAGAGCGTTTGATGTTCATCACGCAGTGCCAGGTTAACGAGTTCTTCGGGATCCTCCTGGAGGTCATAGATCTCTTCGATCTCGCCAGCGACCATGTGGCGAATGTACTTGTATTTGCCTGATCGCAGCAGGACATACCAGGGGATTCCACCGACTTCCATGAGGGCCGCCTGGGCTGGCATCGTGTCTGTGTCGGAACCGTATTTTCGTCCCGTGTGCGTCATCAGCATTGGGTGATTCCAGTCGGTCGTCTCTGGGGCAGTGATCAGGGGACGAATGTCCCGGCCATCGGTTCTCCAGGGGATTTCAATCTTGGCCGTATCGGCCAGCAATCGGACAACGTCGGGAGCGTTGACGGGATGCTGGCAAACTTTGCCTTGGGGTATTTTCTCCGCGTGAACAATAATCATCGGCGAAGCCAATGCTGCGTCATACGGTGCAACCTTATTGTTCATCCCATGTTCGCCGAGAGCGAATCCCTGATCGGCGGCGAACACGATCAGCGTGTTATCAAGTTGACCAGTCTCACGCAGCGTCGCCATCAACCGTCCGACACCTTCGTCAATTGCCATCGCGCACTCGTTGGACTGTTGAACCCAGTCATCATAGGACTGACCGGCGGTGTTCGTATTGAAGTTGCTGGCGTCGTAGTCTTTCTGGCGACGGTAAGCTTGCCCATCTGCACCACGCTGCCAGGAAGCAATGTCGGCGAGATACTTTGGTTTCTGCGGCCAGGGCCCAAAAATGTCCGCTGGGAGAGGCGCGTTCTCTCCGGCGAGGGCTCCCTCATGACGATCGGCGGGAGTCGTTGGCCCATGGATGGCTCCGTAGCACAGCCACAGATACCACGGTTTACTAGTATCCCGATTTTCGCCTTGAAGGTATTCCACGGCCCAGTTGGTGTAGTTGTCCGTTGAGTAACCGTCCACTTGCTGATCAACACCGTTGAACGTCACGATTTGATCATAGAAATAGTTGCCCGCGTTCTCAGGTTGACCGGGCCGATTCCAGACAATCTGGTGATCCCAGTCGCGACCGTTGCCCGTATCAATTCCAGTGTGCCATTTGCCAATTTGTGCGGTGTGGTACCCGTTCTTACGCAATTCTGCGGGCCAGAAGCGACATTGTTGAGGGTCATAGACGCAACGAGGGTACGTACCCTCCATCCGCATCGACTGGATTCCATGCTGCAGCCGCCCGGTCAGGAAACTGGCGCGAGACGGCATGCACCAAGCACCAAAATAGGTTCTTTCGAAGCGAATCCCCTGTGCTGCCAAAGCATCGATGTTAGGAGTGCTGACCCAATCAGGTGACTCAGGGTAACAAGACAGCGTTTTGTAGTTCTGGTCGTCAGTGAAGATGAACAGGATGTTGGGTCGTTCTTCCGCAGACGCTATTGCACCGACGATCACTGATAGCAAAAACGTGGCCGTTGATAGCAAAAACGTGGCCGTTGCGAGCGGACCACGGTGACGGCAGACTGTGTGAAGCTGATTCATGGAAGGTTTGAAAGCATTTCGTTTTGACAGCATGAGACCCCGAGGTGCACATCATACCAGACCGCGATTGAGCCATCATGTCAGAGCCCCGCTAAGGAACAATCCGCCTGGCCAGACAATCGGTGTCGCAGCGGTAATCCCGGCGGACGTCACCAACCGTTCCGAGTCCCGGAGGCCGATCCGGCAGCGACGGAAAGTTTGCATGCGCAGCCAGCGATCACGCTGATTTTTAGCAAGCAGTGGGGGCACGCACCGCTGATGAGTTCCTGTCATCATGCTAGCTAAGGTTCTGTTCGGCGCAATACCTGCTCCGGTGTCTCCCGTCCCACTGATCCTAATTCGGATTCATTCCATTCTGCTCATCCTGCTGAGATCGTCGATGAAGATTATCGTTTACAGCACCAAGCCCTATGATCGCGAATTCCTATCCGCTGCCGCGGAGTCAACCGATCATCGGCTGGCGTTCCTTGAAACTCGTCTAACATCCAGCACAGCGATGTTGGCTCATGGGCATGATGCTGTGTGTGCGTTCGTCAATGATCAACTAGACAGCGAAGTTTTGGAGGTGCTCTCGCAAGCCGGCATCAAGTTGATCGCCCTCCGCTGCGCCGGGTTCAACAACGTCGACCTGCCCGCCGCCAAGGATCGTGGTTTTACTGTGGTCCGGGTGCCGCAATATTCGCCGCACGCCGTGGCCGAGTTCGCCGTTGCACTGCTGCTGACACTCAACCGCAATGTCCATCGCGCTTACGGCAGGACACGAGACGGCAACTTCACACTGGACGGCTTACTTGGTTTTGACCTGCATGGTCGCACCGTCGGGGTCGTTGGAACAGGCAAGATTGGCTGCGAGTTCGCCAAGATTATGCATGGGTTCGGATGCCGCCTGGTCGGCTTGGACGTCCATCGCAATCCAACCTGCGAGCAAATCGGCATGAAGTATCTCGAGCTGGAAGAGTTCCTCGGCTGCACCGACGTCATTTCACTCCACTGCCCGCTCACTCCCCAAACGCATCATTTGGTCGATCACCATGCCGTCGAGCGGATGAAGCCGGGTGTCACGATCATCAACACCTCCAGAGGCGCGGTCGTCGATACCAAGGCCGTGATCGCTGGGCTGAAAAGTGGCAAGATTGGTCGACTGGGACTCGACGTTTATGAAGAAGAAGGCGACGTGTTTTTCGAAGACTTGTCCAACCGAGTGATCTCTGACGACACGCTGTCACGGTTGCTGACGTTCCCCAACGTCCTGATTACGAGTCATCAGGCGTTCTTCACCCAAGAAGCACTCACTCAAATCGCAGAAACAACGATTCGGAACGTATCCGAGTTCGCTGCTACGGCTCAGTGTCAGAACACCGTGACCTGAATCAACACCGCGACCTGAATCAGACGGAGGCAAGCAGAACTTGGCTCGTCGGTGTACATCGGTACCGAACTCATGGTATTGCTAGGATTCAGGGCGGCGATGCAGCGACGCTGGCACCACTTTTTGCTGTTCGATGGTGGCGATCGAGCCTTTGAAAGTGTTGGTTCTCCCCCACCTTTGCAGGTGCGAGCTCGCTCAAAATCGGCTTTTTACGGTGTTATTTTCTGGGTATCGGTACTTGAACCAATCTGCCTAGACTGGCCTCTCGCGCCGCTTGGGGTGAACGACTCACTCGCCCGGCTGAACCATCGCAACGACGGAGACCCATGGCATGGATGCCACGTTCAAACGCACGAACTCTGACTGCGCCCGGCAACCTTTCGCACGTCTGTTTGTGCTCAGTGCCGTACTGGCAGCTCTCGCGTTGAACGCGGCTGTATCCGACGCGGCAAACTTTCGGACGCGAAACTTTTTAGTGGAAGCGCCCACGCCTCAACTGGCTCGGCAGGTTGGTGACGCGGCGGAGCGTTTCCGCGACGAATTGGCAACCTACTGGACCGGTTCGACGCTTCCTCCGTGGCCGACGCCTTGTCCTGTCCGCGTCGTTGCGGGGGCCAATCTCGCTGCTCAGGGAGTGACCACCTACAATCCTGCCCCGGTGCGTGATTTCCAAATGGAAGTCATCGGCACCCCCGAGCGAATACTCGACAGCGTGCTGCCTCACGAAGTCACCCACACGGTGTTGGCGACCTACTTCGGTCGACCGCTGCCACGTTGGGCCGACGAAGGCATCTGCACCACTGTCGAACACGCCTCCGAGCGTGCCAAGCACGAGACGAAACTCCGAGAGTTCTTGGCATCGCGGCGGGGCATTGCCATGAACCGTTTGTTCCTACTGACGGAATATCCACAGGATGTGCTGCCGATGTACGCCCAGGGCTATTCGGTTTGCCGATTCCTGATTGAACAACAAGGTCCGCAAACATTTATTGGATTCCTCCAAGATTACATGCAGCGTCCATCCTGGACAGCGAACGTGCAAAAGCACTATGGCTACGAATCGCTGGCCGAACTCCAGGAGTACTGGCTGAACTGGGTCGAAGCGGGCAGTGGCTCAGTAGAGAAATTTGTTAAGGTCGATGTTCGTCCCGCCACTGTGCCTGCGACTGCGGTCGCATCGCGGCAACCTGCCCGAAACCTGGCGACACGTGAGCAACCCGACAAGCTCGCGCCTGCATCGGCATTGGTGGCCGCCAGCACGCAGCAACGCGGCGGCACCGATGACCTGCAAAACAACCTCGTCGTGTCGAATGATCGCGGGCGTCTTGCCGAGTCCAATGCCGGTGGGAGCTGGTACCATCGCCGCGCTGTTGGTCGCAATGCAGCCGTTGAGAACGAAACAGTGCCCGCAGGGGTGTCGCCCACGAGCGGACAGGTCGCGGACGCCTTGATCGAACGTCCGCTCTCGGTGAATCGTACGCAGGAACCCGCGACACCGCTGTGGGCACCTCCCTCGGTCGTTTCGAGCGGCCGTTATTCTTCGGCTACCCCTCAAGCGGAAACCATGGGCTCAATGCGTTCGAATGCTGCGATGCGGGATGCGCCTTCGGGTATGCGAGATTCCAGTGGCTCCCGCGCGAGCGTCTGGCGGTAGCGATCAGCTGAAAAT comes from Allorhodopirellula heiligendammensis and encodes:
- a CDS encoding Gfo/Idh/MocA family protein; its protein translation is MDRRNFAMLASGLTATALTAQGQPAARPFEVAIIGSTGRGDYGHGLDTVWQRIPRTEIVSVADVNDEGRTREIAKLKLPEAAGYRDYREMLAKVQPDIVAVCPRYLDQHSDMILSAIEFGAKGIYVEKPFVRAPAEADQVRAASQAQNVRIAVAHRNRYHPTLNVIGGLLRDGRIGKLLEIRGRGKGDRRGGCEDLWVLGSHVLNMITALAGPPRTCSAVLLQDGRPATSEDIFQGAEGLGPLAGNQLHARFLLASGVVAFFDSVANDGTQNQGFGLQLIGSEGTIAIQADRNPLAFLRPGNPFATIDKSAGWLPITSAGVNVPEPDPAAIRRVQHHDAAAEDLIDAIENNREPLCDAADASLTIEMICAVFESHRQGGMNVAFPLVQRDHPLRQG
- a CDS encoding family 16 glycoside hydrolase, translated to MKLIFTSLLLFVVALASQTRASDPPNTERGHADAHSGSESTQFPAETSPERDAVAGNRGSRAQQHDWDLHFEDDFSGRSEPGKNYRTGHAMQAGWTVRDSVLVGKQVRDDHGSVIRTEVNFDDIDISFDFRFHGGKSFNFVIDDKNEKSVHAGHICRVSVFPKRLIAGDDKTGSMNLEVREQRKNPALAKQSKAALDALLARTRAAADVDIQPKKWHQLRVRIEGESMNVFLDGEMVIQLKSPGIAHPTKTQFGFTVNGSVIEFDNLRVFQPKVSK
- a CDS encoding sulfatase-like hydrolase/transferase, producing the protein MNQLHTVCRHRGPLATATFLLSTATFLLSVIVGAIASAEERPNILFIFTDDQNYKTLSCYPESPDWVSTPNIDALAAQGIRFERTYFGAWCMPSRASFLTGRLQHGIQSMRMEGTYPRCVYDPQQCRFWPAELRKNGYHTAQIGKWHTGIDTGNGRDWDHQIVWNRPGQPENAGNYFYDQIVTFNGVDQQVDGYSTDNYTNWAVEYLQGENRDTSKPWYLWLCYGAIHGPTTPADRHEGALAGENAPLPADIFGPWPQKPKYLADIASWQRGADGQAYRRQKDYDASNFNTNTAGQSYDDWVQQSNECAMAIDEGVGRLMATLRETGQLDNTLIVFAADQGFALGEHGMNNKVAPYDAALASPMIIVHAEKIPQGKVCQHPVNAPDVVRLLADTAKIEIPWRTDGRDIRPLITAPETTDWNHPMLMTHTGRKYGSDTDTMPAQAALMEVGGIPWYVLLRSGKYKYIRHMVAGEIEEIYDLQEDPEELVNLALRDEHQTLLTSLRAMALAELRRTDAKFIDALPPTAAMVNEGASTLKP
- a CDS encoding 2-hydroxyacid dehydrogenase: MKIIVYSTKPYDREFLSAAAESTDHRLAFLETRLTSSTAMLAHGHDAVCAFVNDQLDSEVLEVLSQAGIKLIALRCAGFNNVDLPAAKDRGFTVVRVPQYSPHAVAEFAVALLLTLNRNVHRAYGRTRDGNFTLDGLLGFDLHGRTVGVVGTGKIGCEFAKIMHGFGCRLVGLDVHRNPTCEQIGMKYLELEEFLGCTDVISLHCPLTPQTHHLVDHHAVERMKPGVTIINTSRGAVVDTKAVIAGLKSGKIGRLGLDVYEEEGDVFFEDLSNRVISDDTLSRLLTFPNVLITSHQAFFTQEALTQIAETTIRNVSEFAATAQCQNTVT